In one Aquabacterium sp. OR-4 genomic region, the following are encoded:
- a CDS encoding (2Fe-2S)-binding protein, whose product MPELHVNGQPRQHDAEPDTPLLWVLREQLGLTGTKYGCGVAQCGACTVHIDGVPTRSCVMPVSAVAATQKITTIEHLSPDGSHPLQKAWVALDVPQCGYCQSGMLMAAAALLKSTPKPSDADIEGAIGNLCRCGTYNRVRSAIRQAAGMTVASAPQVIHLHLGSQKGATA is encoded by the coding sequence ATGCCCGAACTCCATGTCAATGGTCAGCCCCGCCAGCACGATGCCGAGCCCGACACGCCGCTGCTGTGGGTGTTGCGCGAGCAGCTGGGCCTCACCGGCACCAAATACGGCTGCGGCGTGGCGCAGTGCGGCGCCTGCACCGTGCACATCGACGGCGTGCCCACGCGCAGCTGCGTGATGCCGGTCTCGGCGGTGGCCGCCACGCAGAAGATCACCACCATCGAGCACCTGTCGCCCGATGGCAGCCACCCGCTGCAGAAGGCCTGGGTGGCGCTCGACGTGCCGCAGTGCGGCTACTGCCAGAGCGGCATGCTGATGGCCGCCGCCGCGCTGCTCAAGAGCACGCCCAAGCCGAGCGACGCCGACATCGAGGGCGCCATCGGCAACCTGTGCCGCTGCGGCACCTACAACCGGGTGCGCAGCGCCATCCGCCAGGCCGCCGGCATGACGGTGGCCAGCGCGCCGCAGGTGATCCACCTGCACCTGGGCAGCCAGAAGGGAGCCACGGCATGA
- the soxX gene encoding sulfur oxidation c-type cytochrome SoxX yields the protein MALRPWLPGALATALGSALAALPGAAQAAGGDLVGDPVRGAAIVASRSQGLCVLCHAVPGQPEAAQGNLGPPLHGVGARLTADQLRLRLEQPERFNPDTVMPSYSRSQGLRQVAAARDGQPLFSAQQLADVLAYLVRLQ from the coding sequence ATGGCGCTGCGGCCATGGCTGCCCGGCGCGCTGGCCACCGCGCTGGGCAGCGCGCTGGCGGCCCTGCCCGGCGCGGCCCAGGCGGCCGGCGGCGACCTGGTGGGTGACCCGGTGCGCGGCGCGGCCATCGTGGCCAGCCGCAGCCAGGGCCTGTGCGTGCTGTGCCATGCCGTGCCGGGCCAGCCCGAGGCGGCGCAGGGCAACCTGGGCCCGCCGCTGCACGGCGTGGGCGCGCGGCTCACGGCCGACCAGCTGCGCCTGCGCCTGGAGCAGCCCGAGCGCTTCAACCCCGACACGGTGATGCCGTCGTACAGCCGCAGCCAGGGCCTGCGCCAGGTGGCCGCCGCGCGTGACGGCCAGCCGCTGTTCAGTGCCCAGCAGCTGGCCGATGTGCTGGCCTACCTGGTGCGCCTGCAATGA
- a CDS encoding thiosulfate oxidation carrier complex protein SoxZ produces the protein MTARTLIHLPSPVPRGELVQLRLTIGHPMEVGLRWQGDGNMTPRNILTRFECRLDGTPVFTADLYQAVAANPYIAFWLRAERSGLLEFTWSGDYGFRHQEHRPFEVL, from the coding sequence ATGACGGCCCGCACGCTGATCCACCTGCCCAGCCCGGTGCCGCGCGGCGAATTGGTGCAGCTGCGGCTGACCATCGGCCACCCGATGGAGGTGGGCCTGCGCTGGCAGGGCGACGGCAACATGACGCCGCGCAACATCCTCACCCGCTTTGAATGCCGGCTCGACGGCACGCCGGTGTTCACGGCCGATCTGTACCAGGCCGTGGCCGCCAACCCCTACATCGCGTTCTGGCTGCGCGCCGAGCGCAGCGGCCTGCTCGAGTTCACCTGGAGCGGCGACTACGGCTTTCGCCACCAGGAACACCGGCCCTTCGAGGTGCTGTGA
- the soxA gene encoding sulfur oxidation c-type cytochrome SoxA → MNIAAGLPLLAPWLLLAPWLLLAAASAQPLPASAPPAAPPAAPPAAPFAGRPASAARLPGSAYMSPALQALQRDDTQNPAQLWVAEGQALWQRAAANGRRCADCHALSDGPAPRHLASAAARHPVWDAARGRPINLPGRINQCRVQHLQLPAQGPEGGEVLALGALLAQQSRGQVLRMADAPGTAPGMAAWVAQGEALWRSRLGQLNLACMHCHDQRAGQRLGGAPIPQAHPTGYPIYRLEWQALGSLQRRLRGCLVGVRAEPWPPSADEWLALETYLARRAAGLLHEGVGLRP, encoded by the coding sequence GTGAACATCGCCGCCGGCTTGCCGCTGCTGGCGCCGTGGCTGCTGCTGGCCCCGTGGCTGCTGCTGGCGGCCGCCAGCGCGCAGCCGCTGCCGGCTTCGGCCCCACCAGCGGCCCCACCCGCGGCCCCACCCGCGGCCCCATTCGCGGGCCGGCCCGCAAGCGCTGCGCGCCTGCCCGGCAGCGCCTACATGAGCCCGGCGCTGCAGGCCCTGCAGCGCGACGACACGCAGAACCCGGCGCAACTGTGGGTGGCCGAGGGCCAGGCGCTGTGGCAGCGCGCGGCCGCCAACGGCCGGCGCTGCGCCGACTGCCATGCCCTCAGCGACGGCCCGGCGCCGCGCCACCTGGCCAGCGCCGCCGCACGCCACCCGGTGTGGGATGCCGCCCGCGGCCGGCCGATCAACCTGCCCGGGCGCATCAACCAGTGCCGCGTGCAGCACCTGCAGTTGCCGGCCCAGGGCCCCGAGGGCGGCGAGGTGCTGGCGCTGGGCGCGCTGCTGGCCCAGCAGTCACGCGGCCAGGTGCTGCGCATGGCCGATGCGCCCGGCACCGCGCCCGGCATGGCCGCCTGGGTGGCGCAGGGCGAGGCGCTGTGGCGCAGCCGCCTGGGCCAGCTCAACCTGGCCTGCATGCACTGCCATGACCAGCGCGCCGGCCAGCGCCTGGGCGGCGCGCCGATTCCGCAGGCCCACCCCACCGGCTACCCGATCTACCGGCTTGAGTGGCAGGCACTGGGCAGCCTGCAGCGCCGCCTGCGTGGCTGCCTGGTGGGCGTGCGCGCCGAGCCCTGGCCGCCCAGCGCCGACGAATGGCTGGCGCTGGAAACCTACCTCGCCAGGCGCGCGGCCGGCCTGCTGCACGAAGGCGTGGGGCTGCGCCCCTGA
- a CDS encoding polysaccharide biosynthesis tyrosine autokinase, giving the protein MNSISQDTTVADRSIGAILADLRHLSADQVEKIVHHQRDKGVRFGEAAVALGFASNDDVMFALAQQFHYPYAAEDKRKANPELVALNQPFGVQSESFRAIRSQIMMRLFNEGQERRAIAVVSPDSGDGKTFFAANLAVTLAQLGGRTLLVDADLRHPRQHLVFGVSNKAGLSGILSGRAENKVIQQAEGVPSLFILPVGTTPPNPLELVERPAFGLLMRELLAKFDHVVVDTPAACYGSDSAVIAARCGAALVVARKDQARVNALQDLVANLSETPARMAGVVFNEF; this is encoded by the coding sequence ATGAACAGCATCAGCCAAGACACCACCGTGGCCGATCGCTCGATCGGCGCCATCCTGGCCGACCTGCGCCACCTGTCTGCCGATCAGGTGGAAAAGATCGTGCACCACCAGCGCGACAAGGGCGTGCGCTTTGGTGAGGCCGCCGTGGCCCTGGGCTTTGCCAGCAACGACGACGTGATGTTCGCGCTGGCCCAGCAGTTTCACTACCCGTATGCGGCCGAAGACAAGCGCAAGGCCAACCCCGAGCTGGTGGCGCTCAACCAGCCCTTCGGCGTGCAGTCAGAGAGCTTTCGCGCCATCCGCAGCCAGATCATGATGCGGCTGTTCAACGAGGGGCAAGAGCGCCGCGCCATCGCCGTGGTCAGCCCCGACAGCGGCGACGGCAAGACCTTCTTTGCCGCCAACCTGGCCGTCACCCTGGCCCAGCTGGGCGGCCGCACGCTGCTGGTGGATGCCGACCTGCGCCACCCGCGCCAGCACCTGGTGTTTGGCGTCAGCAACAAGGCCGGCCTGTCAGGCATCCTGAGCGGCCGCGCCGAGAACAAGGTGATCCAGCAGGCCGAGGGCGTGCCCAGCCTGTTCATCCTGCCGGTGGGCACCACCCCCCCGAACCCGCTGGAACTTGTCGAGCGCCCGGCGTTCGGACTGCTCATGCGTGAACTGCTCGCCAAGTTCGACCACGTGGTGGTCGACACACCCGCCGCCTGCTACGGCAGCGACAGCGCCGTGATCGCCGCGCGCTGCGGCGCGGCGCTGGTGGTGGCCCGCAAGGACCAGGCGCGTGTGAACGCCCTGCAAGACCTGGTCGCCAATCTGTCAGAGACACCTGCCAGGATGGCGGGCGTGGTGTTCAACGAGTTCTGA
- a CDS encoding EpsD family peptidyl-prolyl cis-trans isomerase, which translates to MTTNTHPASQRGLMRLSALALATTVALLAAGCGDKKDKAASQTAAKVNGDEITVHQINFVLQQQRGLKPEQADAASKQILQRLVDQQLALQKADELKLDREPRVVQQLEAAKREILARAYLEKVGEGAAKPGADEIEKYYNDKPALFKERRIYSLQEIAVEAKPEQVQGLRDKLTAAKNINEFVEYLKANEFKFSGNQAVRAAEQLPLQSLDTLAKLQDGQALLNQGPNGVQVVVLAGSRSQPVALEQAKPAIEQFLLNERKRKLLESDMKGLREKAKIEYVGKFGEGMPPAGAPALPGSAPGADAAPAVAPAAPVAPAATPAPAPAAPAASAGLSATDISKGMGLK; encoded by the coding sequence ATGACGACGAACACCCACCCGGCCAGCCAACGCGGCCTGATGCGCCTGAGCGCGCTGGCCCTGGCCACCACGGTGGCCCTGCTGGCCGCCGGTTGCGGCGACAAGAAGGACAAGGCCGCGAGCCAGACCGCCGCCAAGGTCAACGGCGACGAGATCACTGTCCACCAGATCAACTTCGTGCTGCAGCAGCAGCGCGGCCTCAAGCCCGAGCAGGCCGATGCGGCCAGCAAGCAGATCCTGCAGCGCCTGGTCGACCAGCAGCTGGCCCTGCAAAAGGCCGACGAGCTCAAGCTCGACCGTGAACCCCGCGTGGTGCAGCAGCTCGAAGCCGCCAAGCGCGAAATCCTGGCCCGTGCCTACCTCGAGAAGGTGGGCGAGGGCGCGGCCAAGCCCGGCGCCGACGAGATCGAGAAGTACTACAACGACAAGCCCGCGCTGTTCAAGGAACGCCGCATCTACAGCCTGCAAGAAATTGCCGTCGAGGCCAAGCCCGAGCAGGTGCAGGGCCTGCGCGACAAGCTCACCGCGGCCAAGAACATCAACGAGTTCGTCGAGTACCTGAAGGCCAACGAGTTCAAGTTCTCCGGCAACCAGGCCGTGCGCGCCGCCGAGCAGCTGCCGCTGCAAAGCCTGGATACGCTGGCCAAGCTGCAGGACGGCCAGGCGCTGCTGAATCAGGGCCCCAACGGCGTGCAGGTGGTGGTGCTGGCCGGCTCGCGCAGCCAGCCGGTGGCGCTGGAGCAGGCCAAGCCGGCGATCGAGCAGTTTCTGCTCAACGAGCGCAAGCGCAAGCTGCTCGAGAGCGACATGAAGGGCCTGCGCGAGAAGGCCAAGATCGAATACGTGGGCAAGTTCGGCGAAGGCATGCCGCCGGCCGGCGCACCGGCCCTGCCGGGCTCGGCGCCTGGTGCCGATGCCGCTCCGGCCGTCGCGCCGGCAGCCCCCGTGGCGCCTGCTGCCACGCCGGCACCGGCACCGGCCGCGCCGGCCGCCAGCGCTGGCCTCAGCGCCACCGACATCAGCAAGGGCATGGGCCTGAAGTGA
- the ubiE gene encoding bifunctional demethylmenaquinone methyltransferase/2-methoxy-6-polyprenyl-1,4-benzoquinol methylase UbiE: MAQTHFGYETVDEADKAQRVRGVFDSVAKNYDLMNDLMSMGMHRAWKAYTVAVANLKAGDRVLDIAAGTGDLTRAFARQVGDSGLVLHTDINEAMLRTGRDRLTDEGLVLPTLVCDAEKLPLPANQFDLVSVAFGLRNMTHKDGALAEMCRVLKPGGRLLVLEFSKVAAPLRKPYDWYSFTLLPMLGKLVAGDADSYKYLAESIRMHPDQAELKALMKGAGFGHVDVHNLTGGVVALHVGIKC; this comes from the coding sequence ATGGCCCAGACCCACTTTGGCTACGAGACCGTCGACGAGGCCGACAAGGCCCAGCGTGTGCGCGGGGTGTTCGATTCGGTCGCGAAGAACTACGACCTGATGAACGACCTGATGTCGATGGGCATGCACCGCGCCTGGAAGGCCTACACCGTGGCGGTGGCCAACCTGAAGGCCGGCGACCGCGTGCTCGACATCGCCGCCGGCACCGGCGACCTGACCCGCGCCTTTGCGCGCCAGGTGGGCGACAGCGGCCTGGTGCTGCACACCGACATCAACGAGGCCATGCTGCGCACCGGCCGCGACCGCCTCACCGACGAAGGCCTGGTGCTGCCCACCCTGGTGTGCGACGCCGAGAAGCTGCCACTGCCGGCCAACCAGTTCGATCTGGTCAGCGTGGCCTTCGGCCTGCGCAACATGACGCACAAGGACGGTGCGCTGGCCGAGATGTGCCGCGTGCTCAAGCCGGGCGGGCGCCTGCTGGTGCTCGAGTTCAGCAAGGTGGCCGCGCCGCTGCGCAAGCCCTACGACTGGTACTCGTTCACCCTGCTGCCGATGCTGGGCAAGCTGGTGGCCGGCGATGCCGACAGCTACAAGTACCTGGCCGAATCCATCCGCATGCACCCCGACCAGGCCGAGCTGAAGGCGCTGATGAAGGGCGCCGGCTTCGGCCATGTGGACGTGCACAACCTCACCGGCGGTGTCGTGGCGCTGCATGTCGGCATCAAGTGCTGA
- the epsF gene encoding chain length determinant protein EpsF: MTFAQFLSILRARKWAALLVFALVVATTVVISLALPKQYQAASSVVIDVKPDPITAMMNPTAAMPSFMATQVDIMASDRVALRVIKDLKLTENAAIREQWQTEADGKGTFEQYLIELLQKGLDVKPSRESNVIVISYKSPDPRFAAGLANAFAQAYIATTLELRADPAQNFRKFFDTQTKDARDMLEKAQSRLSAYQQQKGIIATDERLDVESSRLNELSSQLTQLQAVSAESSSRQSQAQGAQADRLQEVLNNPVIGGLKVDLSRNEAKLQELTQRLGDANPQVLEAKANIAELRARLDAETRKVTGGVGVSNTINKAREGQVRASLEAQRSKVLQMKAVRDEGMVLQRELESAQRMYDNLAVRLNQSGLEAQNTQSFANLLTVAQPPAEHSSPKLLLNTALAIFLGLLLAIGVALLLELTDRRVRAPEDAVAALGLPVLGSLPRPGAKRYNPARPALSAPQAFALPAPDTGRSL, encoded by the coding sequence ATGACGTTTGCCCAATTCCTGTCGATCCTGCGCGCCCGCAAATGGGCGGCGCTGCTGGTGTTTGCGCTGGTGGTGGCCACCACGGTGGTGATCAGCCTGGCGCTGCCCAAGCAGTACCAGGCGGCCAGCAGCGTGGTCATCGACGTCAAGCCCGACCCGATCACCGCGATGATGAACCCCACCGCGGCCATGCCCAGCTTCATGGCCACGCAGGTCGACATCATGGCCAGTGACCGCGTGGCACTGCGCGTGATCAAGGACTTGAAGCTCACTGAAAACGCCGCCATCCGCGAGCAGTGGCAGACCGAGGCCGACGGCAAGGGCACCTTCGAGCAGTACCTGATCGAGCTGCTGCAAAAGGGCCTCGATGTAAAGCCCAGCCGCGAGAGCAACGTCATCGTCATCTCGTACAAGAGCCCCGATCCGCGCTTTGCCGCCGGCCTGGCCAATGCCTTTGCACAGGCCTACATCGCCACCACGCTCGAGCTGCGCGCCGACCCGGCGCAGAACTTCCGCAAGTTCTTTGATACCCAAACCAAGGACGCGCGCGACATGCTCGAGAAGGCGCAGTCCAGGCTGTCGGCCTATCAGCAGCAAAAGGGCATCATCGCCACCGACGAGCGGCTCGATGTGGAAAGCTCGCGCCTCAACGAACTGAGCAGCCAGCTCACCCAACTGCAGGCCGTGTCGGCCGAAAGCAGCAGCCGCCAGTCGCAGGCCCAGGGGGCCCAGGCCGACCGCCTGCAAGAGGTGCTGAACAACCCGGTGATCGGCGGCCTCAAGGTGGATCTCTCGCGCAACGAGGCCAAGCTGCAAGAGCTCACCCAGCGCCTGGGCGACGCCAACCCGCAGGTGCTGGAGGCCAAGGCCAACATCGCCGAGCTGCGCGCCCGGCTCGATGCCGAAACCCGCAAGGTGACCGGTGGCGTGGGCGTCAGCAACACCATCAACAAGGCCCGCGAAGGCCAGGTGCGTGCCTCGCTCGAAGCCCAGCGCAGCAAGGTGCTGCAGATGAAGGCCGTGCGCGACGAAGGCATGGTGCTGCAACGCGAGCTTGAATCGGCCCAGCGCATGTACGACAACCTGGCCGTGCGCCTGAACCAGAGCGGCCTGGAGGCGCAAAACACCCAGAGCTTTGCCAACCTGCTCACCGTGGCCCAGCCGCCGGCCGAGCATTCCAGCCCCAAGCTGCTGCTGAACACCGCGCTGGCCATCTTTCTGGGCCTGCTGCTGGCCATTGGCGTGGCCCTGCTGCTCGAGCTCACTGATCGCCGCGTGCGCGCCCCCGAAGACGCCGTGGCCGCACTGGGCCTGCCCGTGCTGGGCAGTCTGCCCAGGCCCGGTGCCAAACGCTACAACCCCGCGCGCCCGGCGCTGAGCGCGCCGCAGGCTTTTGCCCTGCCGGCACCCGATACCGGCCGGAGCCTGTGA
- a CDS encoding SoxY-related AACIE arm protein: MSRALPRRYLPGQHLPGQGLPRRRLLAGGALLALTLRPAGAQPLAETLQRAMAEFAAGAAVREGRVLLDVAPLVDNGNAVPVSVTVDVPQTAAAHATELVLFNEKNPQRDVMRCRLGPACGRAAMATRIRLATSQRLVAMARLNDGSVWQHTVQVVVTLAACIEGES, translated from the coding sequence ATGAGCCGCGCCCTGCCGCGCCGATATCTGCCGGGCCAACATCTGCCGGGCCAAGGTCTGCCGCGCCGCCGGTTGCTGGCCGGCGGCGCGCTGCTGGCACTGACGCTGCGCCCGGCCGGCGCGCAGCCGCTGGCCGAGACGCTGCAGCGCGCGATGGCCGAGTTTGCCGCCGGCGCAGCGGTGCGCGAGGGCCGCGTGCTGCTCGACGTGGCGCCGCTGGTGGACAACGGCAATGCCGTGCCGGTGAGCGTGACCGTGGACGTGCCGCAAACCGCCGCCGCCCACGCCACCGAGCTGGTGCTGTTCAACGAGAAGAACCCGCAGCGCGACGTGATGCGCTGCCGCCTCGGCCCCGCCTGCGGCCGCGCCGCCATGGCCACGCGCATCCGCCTGGCCACCAGCCAGCGCCTGGTGGCGATGGCCCGCCTGAACGACGGCAGCGTGTGGCAGCACACCGTGCAGGTGGTGGTCACCCTGGCCGCCTGCATCGAGGGCGAGTCATGA
- a CDS encoding xanthine dehydrogenase family protein molybdopterin-binding subunit, which produces MNPQAIQPPAAGELSRRGFIGSLAAAAGAMAGSFTLGFATTDAQAQGAAAPEINAWVVVQPDERVIIRIARSEMGQGTLTGLAQLVAEELGCDWARVSTEYPTPGQNLARKRVWGNFSTGGSRGIRESHDYVRKGGAAARMMLVQAAAQGWGVPVAECQASLGVITHPGSGRRTTYGAMAATAATLTPPAEVPLKDPKTWALAGQPLARLDTVDKTTGRQVYGIDLKLPGLLNAAIRDCPVFGGTVKSFDAKAISGRRGIHQVLKVGDSAVAVVADTWWRAKSALDALPIEWDLGPHAKVQQADIDALLKAGLTVPPEQAVSVQNKGDVRAALGGAARRLEAVYGYPFQNHATMEPMNATARVTAERCEVWTPTQNGEAALAAASEASGLPPAQCEVYKIHLGGGFGRRGAVHDWVRQAVLIAKALPGTPVKLLWSREEDMTHGRYHPVTQCRLQAGLDAQGQLQALHMRISGQSILSGVFPQMVKDGRDPVMFQGLNDGGGEAMFGYTVPHLLIDHAMRNPHVPPGFWRGVNLNQNTIYVECFLDEIAHATGQDPLALRRSLMKNHPKHLAVLEAVASRSGWGRPAPDVGGQKVFRGLAQCHGFGSYVAACAEVSVSAAGELTVHRIVAATDCGHAVNPQQIEAQVEGSFAYGLSAALYGACTVKDGRIAQTNFDTYPLLGLAKMPRVETIVMPSGGFWGGVGEPTIAVAAPAVLNAIFAATGIRVRDLPLNQHSLKRA; this is translated from the coding sequence ATGAACCCGCAAGCCATCCAGCCACCCGCGGCCGGCGAGCTCAGCCGCCGCGGCTTCATCGGCAGCCTGGCGGCCGCGGCCGGCGCCATGGCCGGCAGCTTCACGCTGGGCTTTGCCACCACCGACGCGCAGGCCCAGGGCGCCGCGGCGCCCGAGATCAATGCCTGGGTGGTGGTGCAGCCCGACGAGCGGGTGATCATCCGCATTGCCCGCAGCGAGATGGGCCAGGGCACGCTGACCGGCCTGGCGCAGCTGGTGGCCGAGGAGCTGGGCTGCGACTGGGCCCGCGTGAGCACCGAATACCCCACGCCGGGCCAGAACCTGGCGCGCAAGCGGGTGTGGGGCAACTTCTCCACCGGCGGCAGCCGCGGCATCCGCGAAAGCCACGATTACGTGCGCAAGGGCGGCGCCGCCGCCCGCATGATGCTGGTGCAGGCGGCCGCCCAGGGCTGGGGCGTGCCGGTGGCCGAGTGCCAGGCCAGCCTGGGCGTGATCACCCACCCCGGCAGCGGCCGGCGCACCACCTATGGCGCCATGGCCGCCACCGCCGCCACCTTGACCCCGCCCGCCGAGGTGCCGCTGAAGGACCCCAAGACCTGGGCCCTGGCCGGCCAGCCGCTGGCCCGGCTGGACACGGTGGACAAGACCACCGGCCGCCAGGTGTATGGCATCGACCTGAAGCTGCCCGGCCTGCTGAACGCCGCCATCCGCGACTGCCCGGTGTTTGGCGGCACGGTGAAGTCCTTCGATGCCAAGGCCATCAGCGGCCGGCGCGGCATCCACCAGGTGCTGAAGGTGGGCGACAGCGCGGTGGCGGTGGTGGCCGATACCTGGTGGCGCGCCAAGAGCGCGCTGGACGCGCTGCCCATCGAGTGGGATCTCGGCCCGCACGCCAAGGTGCAGCAGGCCGACATCGACGCCCTGCTCAAGGCCGGCCTGACGGTGCCGCCCGAGCAGGCGGTGTCGGTGCAGAACAAGGGCGATGTGCGCGCCGCGCTCGGCGGCGCCGCGCGGCGGCTGGAGGCGGTGTACGGCTACCCGTTCCAGAACCACGCCACGATGGAGCCCATGAACGCCACCGCGCGGGTCACGGCCGAGCGCTGCGAGGTCTGGACACCCACGCAGAACGGCGAGGCCGCGCTGGCCGCGGCCTCCGAGGCCAGCGGCCTGCCACCGGCGCAGTGCGAGGTCTACAAGATCCACCTGGGCGGCGGTTTCGGCCGCCGCGGCGCGGTGCACGACTGGGTGCGCCAGGCGGTGCTGATCGCCAAGGCCCTGCCCGGCACGCCGGTCAAGCTGCTGTGGAGCCGCGAGGAGGACATGACCCACGGCCGCTACCACCCGGTCACCCAGTGCCGGCTGCAGGCCGGGCTGGACGCGCAGGGCCAGCTGCAGGCGCTGCACATGCGCATCTCGGGCCAGAGCATCCTGAGCGGGGTGTTTCCGCAGATGGTCAAGGACGGCCGCGACCCGGTGATGTTCCAGGGCCTCAACGACGGTGGCGGCGAGGCCATGTTCGGCTACACCGTGCCCCATCTGCTGATCGACCACGCCATGCGCAACCCGCATGTGCCGCCGGGCTTCTGGCGCGGCGTCAACCTGAACCAGAACACCATCTATGTCGAGTGCTTTCTCGACGAGATCGCCCATGCCACCGGGCAAGACCCGCTGGCGCTGCGCCGCAGCCTGATGAAGAACCACCCCAAGCACCTGGCGGTGCTCGAGGCGGTGGCCAGCCGCAGCGGCTGGGGCCGGCCGGCCCCCGATGTGGGCGGGCAGAAGGTGTTTCGCGGCCTGGCGCAGTGCCACGGCTTCGGCAGCTATGTGGCGGCCTGCGCCGAGGTCTCGGTCAGCGCGGCGGGCGAGCTCACGGTGCACCGCATCGTGGCCGCCACTGATTGCGGCCATGCCGTCAACCCGCAGCAGATCGAGGCCCAGGTCGAGGGCTCGTTTGCCTACGGCCTGAGCGCCGCGCTGTATGGCGCCTGCACGGTCAAGGACGGCCGCATCGCGCAGACCAACTTCGACACCTATCCGCTGCTGGGCCTGGCCAAGATGCCGCGGGTCGAGACCATCGTGATGCCCTCGGGCGGCTTCTGGGGCGGCGTGGGCGAGCCGACCATCGCGGTGGCCGCGCCGGCGGTGCTGAACGCCATCTTCGCGGCCACCGGCATCCGCGTGCGCGACCTGCCGCTCAACCAGCACAGCCTGAAGCGGGCCTGA
- a CDS encoding DUF971 domain-containing protein, which produces MARTATPQPTALTVHQATRVLEIGFDDGARFRIPFELLRVYSPSAEVQGHGPGQEVLQTGKREVGITAIEQVGHYAVQPSFSDGHDTGIFTWDYLYKLGAEQAALWQQYLDRLSEAGLERDAPMQGQAGGACGHHH; this is translated from the coding sequence ATGGCCCGCACTGCAACACCACAGCCCACCGCACTCACCGTGCACCAGGCCACCCGGGTGCTGGAAATCGGCTTCGACGACGGCGCCCGCTTCCGCATCCCGTTCGAGCTGCTGCGCGTGTACTCGCCCTCGGCCGAGGTGCAGGGTCACGGCCCTGGGCAAGAAGTGCTGCAGACCGGCAAGCGCGAGGTCGGCATCACCGCCATCGAGCAGGTGGGCCACTACGCCGTGCAGCCCAGCTTCAGCGACGGCCACGACACCGGCATCTTCACCTGGGACTACCTCTACAAGCTGGGCGCCGAGCAGGCCGCGCTGTGGCAGCAGTACCTCGACCGCCTGAGCGAAGCCGGCCTCGAACGCGATGCGCCGATGCAGGGCCAGGCCGGCGGCGCCTGCGGGCACCACCACTGA
- the epsE gene encoding polysaccharide export protein EpsE, whose amino-acid sequence MTRHLSRTPLAAALLALASLAGPGIGLSAAQAQTAVPAANAAAEYRLGSGDVVRISVYQNPDLTLETRVTETGLVSYPLLGSVRLGGLSVTAAEKLIADGLRNGNFVKSPQVTLVLMQVRGNQASVLGQVNRPGRYPIEVADMRLTDLLAMAGGTAAGGSDVLVVTGTRNNQPYRLEVDLPTVFAQGGKGQDLLIQNGDTVWVDRQPIVYIYGEVQRPGPMRLERGFTLMQALATGGGLTQRGTEKGIRVHRKAADGKVQVITPGMDDKMQDGDVVYVRESLF is encoded by the coding sequence ATGACGCGCCACCTCTCCCGCACGCCGCTGGCCGCGGCCCTGCTTGCCCTGGCCAGCCTGGCCGGCCCGGGCATCGGCCTGTCCGCCGCACAGGCCCAGACCGCCGTGCCCGCGGCCAACGCCGCAGCCGAATACCGCCTTGGCTCGGGCGATGTGGTGCGCATCAGCGTCTACCAAAATCCCGACCTCACGCTGGAAACCCGGGTCACCGAAACCGGCCTGGTCAGCTACCCGCTGCTGGGCAGCGTGCGCCTGGGCGGTCTGAGCGTCACCGCCGCCGAAAAGCTCATTGCCGACGGCCTGCGCAACGGCAACTTCGTCAAGAGCCCGCAGGTCACGCTGGTGTTGATGCAGGTGCGCGGCAACCAGGCCAGCGTGCTGGGCCAGGTCAACCGCCCCGGCCGCTACCCGATCGAGGTGGCCGACATGCGCCTGACCGATCTGCTGGCCATGGCCGGCGGCACGGCGGCGGGCGGCAGCGATGTGCTGGTGGTCACCGGCACGCGCAACAACCAGCCCTACCGGCTGGAAGTCGATCTGCCCACCGTGTTCGCCCAGGGCGGCAAGGGCCAGGATCTGCTGATCCAGAACGGCGACACCGTGTGGGTCGACCGCCAGCCCATCGTCTACATCTACGGCGAAGTGCAGCGCCCCGGCCCGATGCGGCTCGAGCGCGGCTTCACGCTGATGCAGGCCCTGGCCACCGGCGGCGGCCTCACCCAGCGCGGCACCGAAAAGGGCATCCGCGTGCACCGCAAGGCCGCTGACGGCAAGGTGCAGGTGATCACCCCGGGCATGGACGACAAGATGCAGGACGGCGACGTGGTGTACGTGCGCGAGAGCCTTTTCTGA